One genomic region from Diabrotica undecimpunctata isolate CICGRU chromosome 9, icDiaUnde3, whole genome shotgun sequence encodes:
- the LOC140450579 gene encoding uncharacterized protein → MVRNYIKQTNRQSWTENGMAQAIDAVINRNMACQTAATNYAVPRATLQRRIRKYQANQDMSCAVKKGMGFFKPVFTPEQELELVGYIQDMENRLFGLTSRDLRKVAYQLAERNEISHTFNHTTKMAGEDWLSAFLKRHDVLSLRKPEATSAARAMGFNKISVNRFFELLTTTIEKYQITADRLFNVNETGITTVAKSLNKIIATKGKKQVGSLSSAERGKMLTVEICMGADGSFMLPLFIFPRKRMKPELLDGAPPGSWAECNDSGWMQGDLFVKWFKKFVA, encoded by the coding sequence ATGGTGCGTAATTATATAAAACAGACCAACAGACAATCTTGGACAGAGAATGGAATGGCACAAGCAATTGATGCTGTTATAAATCGAAACATGGCGTGTCAAACTGCTGCTACAAATTATGCTGTTCCTCGTGCTACTTTACAACGTCGCATACGTAAATACCAAGCCAATCAAGACATGTCTTGTGCCGTTAAAAAAGGCATGGGATTCTTCAAACCGGTATTTACACCAGAGCAGGAATTGGAGTTGGTTGGCTATATTCAAGATATGGAAAATCGCCTTTTTGGGCTTACATCAAGAGACCTTCGAAAAGTTGCATATCAGTTAGCAGAACGAAACGAAATTTCCCATACCTTTAATCATACCACTAAAATGGCGGGAGAAGATTGGTTGTCTGCTTTCCTTAAAAGGCATGATGTTCTATCTTTGAGAAAACCAGAGGCAACTTCTGCAGCACGCGCTATGGGGTTTAACAAAATTTCAGTAAATCGGTTCTTTGAACTTCTAACTACGACTATTGAGAAATACCAGATAACGGCAGATCGATTATTTAATGTTAATGAGACTGGCATAACCACTGTTGCCAAAAGTCTCAATAAAATTATCGCAACCAAAGGGAAAAAGCAAGTTGGGTCTTTGTCGTCCGCAGAGAGAGGGAAGATGCTTACTGTGGAAATATGTATGGGTGCAGATGGTTCATTCATGCTTCCACTTTTTATTTTTCCAAGGAAACGAATGAAGCCGGAACTGTTAGATGGCGCACCACCAGGGTCTTGGGCTGAGTGTAATGATTCAGGCTGGATGCAAGGTGATTTGTTTGTTAAATGGTTTAAAAAATTCGTAGCATAG